A genomic stretch from Strongyloides ratti genome assembly S_ratti_ED321, chromosome : 1 includes:
- a CDS encoding Potassium channel subfamily T member 1: MAKYIPLVKTECELYIDEESTLIKLSPNDIKNDNNNICNISPTNSLNVNNLNINEDIPSKYPDNIIQNCIKKWSISTKPPDVSFLVNIIPQNVIEENTKKISTDTFKSISNSSFKRKPTITDCVENKYLIDITARLQYGEEKGFKSRLQEYFLVNYKSSLRIRTFNFLIKVLSCILYCVRVLNDEGNLYDKKNNYNFSEYHDLFWVDRSHTLWILQTIVAFFSIINTIIYFIITYKGSIIRLLLNIHFLLELVTSFPLVVSVFLKTGREIYVPIFLNCWLANGILNAILNDINRVSNVKHSAVSRQYIILLSTLICLVFTGTCAIEHLQRAGKNKLDLFTSFYFIIVTFSTVGYGDVIVDTKITRLIVVSLIVAAIIIIPSKVETLAQTYLEHKRTGVDCTQGFTQGDKHVVVTITHFEADFLQNFLTEFYAHREHQGFIVVLLSPAELDDKTKLLLKIPLWSQHVVYIRGSALKDEDLERAKLSTAVACFILSARHINNKVITDEHTILRSWAVKDFAQHVPQYVHIFRPETKLHIEYAEVIICEDEFKYSLLGNNAIVPGLSTFITLLFHTSRGEEGQKSQEPWHKIFGFHSGNEIYDIRVGDSRFFGDYIGKSFVYASFYAHKSFGVCLIAVESSDGEIKLNPGNRHILEVDDRVFYIALTNEESLSNFKKDINKQRRNMNKTLSIAQPKKIIDYDEIEKQTQINQQKIKLKKTLLQKAKAITTFKLESPQTVRNSSSTEIPNIDKVTGYDEPSSDEEEDFLKDDDDYLRNEIIKTYPPVTVYIGTAPVVCHMLKKQRPICCLQIAEPCEHCNFKTAIEYNFPSKAIIVAVDKTSSGLYNLIIPLRAYYRPVEELHPIILLLELKDTQTPNPAFLDAISWFPMIYWMHGKISNLENLLKAGVCNANSIIVIKEGYTNVEEHLADCSTIITVQKIHRMFPSLRVITELTHASNMRFMQFDAYNFYALQQSKIEKREKKRGSQMPFMFRLPFAQGNVFSANMLDRLLYQALVKKYLIKFTRLLLGIEQTTGSGYLTSFIITHEDLWIKNYGRLFQKLCSSCSDIPIGIYRTKKMDLKAINIQLEKNKYDEFCSKNDTNQNNFYRENLSRVVAEGMKHLGITCDEYEFGHEEKDKLSYVIINPSHDMEIEEGDIIYIIRAPVKESAPSKIINPKRGLIKRPTQLSKEINVLSNYASQYNEEKK, from the exons ATGGCAAAGTATATTCCATTAGTTAAAACTGAATGTGAATTGTATATTGATGAGGAGAGTACTTTAATTAAACTTTCCcctaatgatattaaaaatgataataataatatttgtaatatcTCCCCAACAAACtctttaaatgttaataatttgaatattaatgAAGATATTCCATCAAAATATCctgataatattatacaaaattgtattaaaaaatggtCCATCTCAACAAAACCACCTGATGTCtcatttttagttaatattATCCCTCAAAATGTTATTGAAGAGAATACAAAAAAGATATCTACTGATACTTTCAAAAGTATATCCAATAGttcttttaaaagaaaacCCACCATAACAGATTGtgtagaaaataaatatttaattgatataac agcTCGCCTTCAATATGGTGAAGAAAAAGGATTTAAATCTAGATTAcaggaatattttttagtaaattatAAATCATCATTACGTATAagaacatttaattttttgataaaagttttatcatgtatattatattgtGTTCGTGTTTTAAATGATGAAGgaaatttatatgataaaaaaaataactataatttttctGAATA tcaTGATTTATTTTGGGTTGATAGAAGTCATACATTATGGATATTACAAACAATTGTGgcatttttttcaattattaatacaattatttattttataataacatataaa GGAAGTATAATAAgactattattaaatattcattttcttttgGAATTAGTAACAAGTTTTCCTTTGGTTGTTtctgtttttttaaaaactggAAGAGAAATTTATGtaccaatatttttaaattgttggTTAGCCAATGGAATTCTTAATgctattttaaatgatattaatcGTGTTTCAAATGTAAAACATTCTGCTGTATCACGacaatatatcattttactTTCAACATTAATATGCCTTGTTTTTACTGGAACATGTGCCATTGAACATCTTCAACGTGCTGGTAAAAATAAGCTTGATTTATTTacaagtttttattttattattgtaactTTTTCAACTGTTGGTTATGGTGATGTAATTGTAGATACAAAAATTACAAGATTAATTGTTGTATCATTAATTGTTGCtgctattattattattccaTCAAAAGTTGAAACATTAGCACAAACATATTTAGAACATAAAAGAACTGGTGTTGATTGTACACAAGGATTTACTCAAGGTGATAAACATGTTGTTGTTACAATAACACATTTTGAGGCagattttttacaaaattttttaacagaATTTTATGCTCATCGTGAACATCAAGGATTTATTGTAGTATTATTATCACCAGCAGAATTAGATGATAAAACAAAACTTTTACTTAAAATTCCTTTATGGTCACAACATGTTGTCTATATACGTGGATCAGCATTAAAAGATGAAGATTTAGAAAGGGCAAAATTATCTACAGCTGTAGcatgttttatattatcagcacgtcatataaataataaagtaatcACTGATGAACATACAATTTTAAGATCATGGGCTGTAAAAGATTTTGCCCAACACGTCCCACAATATGTACATATATTTAGACCAGAAACAAAATTACATATTGAATATGCTGAAGTTATTATATGTGAAGatgaatttaaatattcactTCTTGGTAATAATGCTATAGTTCCTGGTTTATCTACATTTATTACACTTCTTTTTCATACATCACGTGGTGAGGAAGGCCAAAAGTCACAAGAACCATGGcataaaatatttggttTTCATTCTGGTAATGAAATTTATGATATAAGAGTTGGAGATTCAAGATTTTTTGGTGATTATATTGGAAAAAGTTTTGTTTATGCATCTTTTTATGCTCATAAAAGTTTTGGTGTATGTTTAATTGCTGTAGAAAGTTCTGATggagaaataaaattaaatccTGGAAATAGACATATTTTAGAAGTTGATGATAGAGTATTTTATATTGCATTAACTAATGAAGAATCATTAAGtaactttaaaaaagatattaataaacaaaGAAGAAATATGAACAAAACACTATCTATAGCACAACCAAAAAAGATTATAGATTATGATGAAATTGAAAAACAAACACAAATtaatcaacaaaaaataaaattaaaaaaaacattactTCAAAAAGCTAAAGCTATAACTACATTTAAATTAGAGTCACCACAAACTGTAAGAAATAGTTCAAGTACTGAAATACCAAATATTGATAAAGTTACAGGATATGATGAACCATCTAGTGATGAGGAAGAAGATTTCTTAAAAGATGATGATGATTATCTTCgtaatgaaattattaaaacttatCCACCTGTAACTGTATATATAGGAACAGCTCCAGTAGTATGtcatatgttaaaaaaacaaagacCAATATGTTGTCTACAAATTGCTGAACCATGTGAacattgtaattttaaaacagcaattgaatataattttccATCAAAAGCAATAATAGTTGCAGTTGATAAAACATCATCTggattatataatttaataattccaTTACGAGCATATTATAGACCAGTTGAAGAGTTACAtccaataatattattattagaattaAAAGATACACAAACACCAAATCCAGCATTTTTAGATGCTATTTCATGGTTTCCAATGATTTATTGGATGCATGGTAAAATTTCAAATCTTGAAAATTTACTTAAAGCTGGTGTTTGTAATGCAAATagtattattgttattaaagaAGGATATACTAATGTTGAGGAACATCTAGCTGATTGTTCAACTATTATAACAGTTCAAAAAATTCATAGAATGTTTCCATCATTACGTGTTATTACAGAATTAACACATGCATCTAATATGAGATTTATGCAATTTGAtgcatataatttttatgctCTACAACAatcaaaaattgaaaaaagagaaaaaaaacgTGGTTCACAGATGCCATTTATGTTTAGACTTCCATTTGCACAAGGAAATGTTTTTAGTGCAAATATGCTTGATCGTTTACTTTATCAAgcattagttaaaaaatatcttataaaatttacaagACTTTTACTTGGTATTGAACAAACAACAGGTAGTGGATATTTAAcatcatttataataactcATGAAGATTTatggataaaaaattatggaagattatttcaaaaattatgttCATCATGTTCAGATATTCCAATAGGAATATATAGAACAAAAAAGATGGATTTAAAAGCAATAAATATTcagttagaaaaaaataaatatgatgaattttgtagtaaaaatgatacaaatcaaaataatttttatagagaAAATTTATCTCGTGTTGTGGCAGAGGGAATGAAACATCTTGGAATTACCTGTGATGAATATGAATTTGGACATgaagaaaaagataaattaagtTATGTAATTATTAATCCATCACATGATATGGAAATTGAAGAAGgtgatataatttatataattcgTGCCCCAGTAAAAGAATCAGCCCCAtccaaaataataaatcCAAAAAGAGGTTTGATAAAAAGGCCAACACAATTAAGTAAagaaataaatgttttatcaaACTATGCTTCTCAAtataatgaagaaaaaaaataa